Proteins encoded in a region of the uncultured Sunxiuqinia sp. genome:
- a CDS encoding multiheme c-type cytochrome, which produces MNYRRLMFLLGLALMISSAAFAQNYKYIGAAKCKMCHNKPNKGEQYNKWAEGPHANAMNLLKGTEAENPKCLKCHSTAAAHPDMAASIKVEEGVSCESCHGPGSIYKSAGIMKNRKLAMSKGLIIPDEQLCRTCHNEESPDFKGFNYEEYVAKIAHDDPTTN; this is translated from the coding sequence ATGAATTACAGGAGATTAATGTTTTTACTGGGGCTTGCGCTAATGATTAGTTCTGCAGCGTTTGCGCAGAATTATAAGTACATTGGGGCGGCTAAGTGTAAAATGTGTCATAACAAACCCAATAAAGGAGAACAATACAACAAGTGGGCTGAAGGGCCTCATGCAAATGCGATGAACTTGTTGAAAGGTACAGAGGCTGAAAATCCAAAATGTTTAAAATGCCATTCAACGGCAGCTGCTCATCCTGACATGGCAGCTTCGATTAAAGTTGAGGAGGGTGTTTCTTGTGAATCGTGCCATGGCCCAGGCAGTATATACAAGTCTGCAGGCATAATGAAAAACAGAAAATTGGCAATGTCAAAAGGCTTAATTATTCCGGATGAACAATTATGCAGAACATGCCATAATGAAGAAAGCCCAGACTTTAAAGGATTTAATTATGAAGAGTATGTTGCAAAAATTGCACACGACGATCCGACAACAAATTAA
- a CDS encoding zinc ribbon domain-containing protein produces MKSSYSCVKCGSKKASVDVIRTTGAGFIRFFNIQNRKFKAVSCERCGYTEFYKTNSKSGAGDVLDFLAN; encoded by the coding sequence ATGAAGAGTTCATATTCCTGTGTTAAGTGCGGAAGTAAGAAAGCATCGGTTGACGTGATACGTACTACAGGGGCTGGTTTTATACGATTTTTTAATATCCAGAACCGAAAGTTTAAAGCGGTATCATGCGAAAGATGTGGTTATACTGAATTTTACAAAACAAATAGCAAGTCTGGAGCAGGAGATGTGCTTGATTTTTTGGCTAATTAG
- a CDS encoding cytochrome c3 family protein, which translates to MRNKLILIVFVCCFGWLGARAQSYENAQKHQCLKCHSNQTYTFHNDLMERQESRLMNPYFVLDTIALKAGVHHLFDCIDCHSYEYTTYPHSANIKLEPLATCLDCHGGDESFAKYQFERIDEEYQKSVHYQTYGDAFTCSKCHSQHTYTATARTSSNVQEIVEYSNNMCLSCHNSMQEYKLVSGKDNPELVEVHNWLPNQKLHFENVRCIECHTQVEDSLMVSHNILPKEQALRKCVECHSSNSRLIASLYKYENLQSRKGNGILGTMISNDSYVIGTHQVRLLRTLSYIIFIGLIVVIIIHTIFRILNRKPDDK; encoded by the coding sequence ATGAGGAATAAATTAATACTAATAGTTTTTGTTTGTTGTTTTGGATGGCTTGGAGCAAGGGCACAATCATACGAAAATGCACAAAAACACCAGTGCCTGAAATGTCACTCAAATCAAACCTATACATTTCATAATGATTTGATGGAACGGCAAGAAAGTCGGTTGATGAACCCCTATTTTGTGTTGGATACGATTGCATTGAAAGCAGGCGTTCATCATTTGTTTGATTGTATTGATTGTCATTCTTACGAATATACGACCTATCCTCATAGTGCCAACATTAAACTGGAACCTTTAGCGACATGTTTGGATTGTCACGGAGGTGATGAGTCGTTTGCTAAATATCAATTTGAGCGGATTGATGAGGAGTATCAAAAAAGTGTGCATTATCAGACTTATGGCGATGCGTTTACTTGTTCGAAGTGCCATAGCCAACATACTTACACCGCAACAGCACGAACAAGTAGTAATGTTCAGGAGATTGTTGAGTATAGCAACAACATGTGTTTGTCTTGTCATAATTCGATGCAAGAGTATAAATTGGTTTCCGGCAAAGATAATCCAGAGTTGGTCGAAGTCCATAATTGGTTGCCTAATCAAAAATTACACTTTGAAAATGTTCGCTGTATTGAGTGTCACACACAGGTGGAAGACAGCCTAATGGTTTCGCACAATATACTCCCGAAAGAACAAGCGTTGCGGAAGTGTGTGGAGTGCCACAGTTCAAATTCCAGATTAATTGCCTCTTTGTATAAGTACGAAAATTTACAAAGTAGAAAAGGAAATGGTATTTTAGGAACAATGATTTCAAATGATTCCTATGTTATTGGTACGCACCAAGTACGACTCCTTAGAACGCTTAGTTATATTATCTTTATTGGTTTAATTGTAGTTATTATCATCCATACAATTTTTAGAATTCTAAATAGAAAGCCCGATGACAAATAA
- a CDS encoding SPFH domain-containing protein: MEKVYNAQSGYLYVFIEFVLVILAVFSLVSKMIFLLLPVILLFIAIAIGFMVVNPNESAVLVLFGDYRGTVKKNGFFWVNPFFKSVKMSLRARNLDSEPIKVNDKIGNPVMIGVVLVWRVQNTFKAAFDVNEYEHFVNIQTEAAIRKLAGLYPYDNFEDEEAEITLRSGGEEVNDELEREVSERLAIAGIEVIEARINYLAYAQEIAQAMLKRQQATAIVAARFKIVEGAVGMVEMALEELSQKGIVELDEEKKATMVGNLMVVLCGDKEATPVVNTGSIY; encoded by the coding sequence ATGGAAAAGGTATACAATGCACAATCAGGTTATTTATATGTTTTCATTGAATTTGTTCTGGTTATTCTTGCTGTTTTTTCGCTGGTTTCAAAAATGATTTTTCTTTTACTTCCGGTCATTCTTTTGTTTATAGCAATAGCTATTGGATTTATGGTTGTTAATCCTAATGAAAGTGCTGTTCTTGTACTATTTGGCGATTATCGGGGAACAGTAAAGAAAAATGGTTTTTTCTGGGTAAATCCGTTTTTTAAGAGTGTGAAAATGTCTTTACGAGCCCGGAATCTCGATAGTGAACCGATTAAAGTGAACGATAAAATTGGAAACCCTGTGATGATTGGTGTTGTTTTGGTTTGGCGGGTTCAGAATACGTTTAAGGCAGCCTTTGATGTCAACGAATACGAACATTTTGTGAACATACAAACAGAGGCTGCCATACGGAAATTAGCGGGCCTTTATCCATATGATAATTTTGAAGATGAGGAGGCTGAGATAACCTTACGCAGTGGGGGCGAAGAAGTGAACGATGAATTGGAGCGTGAGGTCTCTGAGCGATTGGCGATTGCCGGAATTGAGGTAATTGAAGCACGAATAAATTATTTGGCCTATGCGCAAGAAATTGCACAAGCTATGTTGAAACGTCAGCAAGCTACTGCAATTGTTGCTGCGCGGTTTAAAATTGTTGAAGGCGCTGTCGGTATGGTTGAGATGGCATTGGAAGAGTTAAGCCAAAAGGGAATTGTAGAGTTGGATGAAGAGAAGAAAGCAACAATGGTTGGTAACCTGATGGTTGTGCTTTGCGGAGATAAGGAGGCCACTCCAGTTGTAAATACCGGATCAATTTATTAA
- a CDS encoding DUF5777 family beta-barrel protein has protein sequence MKKTLLIVILSLFVCVNIWAQDEAVEKDQPIGAAFENGTLIDAQTSYIPSVKSLEFVIQHKFGPIDNGDAAFDLFGLYAAGANVRLGLNYVPAKNLQLGIGVTKLNLYTDLNAKWTILEQTEKNTVPVFVTVLGNVAIDGRPKDDFGGLNNYENPLDTFEFRGSDRYSYFAQLLVGRKFSDALSLQAGVSFSHANLVARYHDHDRVGLHFNGRLKFSPQSSFIFSYDAPLKIDDISEQHSGWNANNAPGWDGPYHPKASLKFGIEVSTYTHAFQMYVGNANGILPQYDMMNNMNNPFEGLAIGFTITRLWMF, from the coding sequence ATGAAAAAAACATTATTAATTGTCATATTAAGTCTGTTTGTTTGTGTTAATATCTGGGCTCAGGATGAAGCTGTTGAAAAAGATCAACCGATTGGAGCAGCTTTTGAAAACGGGACCTTAATTGACGCACAAACCTCCTATATTCCTTCTGTAAAATCTCTCGAATTTGTGATTCAACACAAGTTTGGACCAATAGATAATGGCGACGCTGCGTTTGATTTATTTGGATTATACGCTGCCGGTGCTAATGTGAGGCTTGGTTTAAATTATGTGCCAGCCAAGAATCTTCAGCTTGGTATTGGTGTAACAAAACTCAATTTATACACCGACTTGAATGCGAAGTGGACTATTTTGGAGCAAACAGAAAAGAATACAGTACCTGTTTTTGTAACAGTATTGGGTAATGTTGCAATTGACGGCCGACCTAAGGATGACTTCGGGGGATTAAATAATTACGAGAATCCACTAGACACCTTTGAATTTAGAGGTAGCGATCGTTATTCGTATTTCGCACAATTACTGGTAGGTCGTAAGTTTTCTGATGCACTTTCATTGCAAGCCGGAGTTAGCTTCTCTCATGCTAACTTAGTTGCGCGGTACCACGATCATGACCGAGTTGGATTGCATTTTAACGGTCGGTTAAAATTTTCACCACAGTCGTCATTTATATTTAGTTATGATGCACCATTGAAAATTGATGATATTTCGGAACAACATTCGGGTTGGAATGCGAATAATGCACCAGGTTGGGATGGACCATATCACCCAAAAGCTAGTTTAAAGTTTGGTATTGAGGTGTCAACCTATACGCACGCATTTCAAATGTATGTTGGCAATGCAAATGGCATTCTTCCGCAATACGACATGATGAATAATATGAATAATCCATTTGAGGGGCTTGCTATTGGATTCACAATAACCCGTTTATGGATGTTCTAA
- a CDS encoding NapC/NirT family cytochrome c encodes MKLPSSIRNWISITGTVLAVFNLASILSLMILNTIFGFGGSYIGIFIYLVLPAFMIIGLLLIPIGMRINRKKARKAKSEGRELNWPVLDFNNVAVRNASTIFIVGTVFLLIISSIGSYEAFHYTESVEFCGKLCHEVMEPEYITYHGSSHERVACVECHVGAGAGWYVKSKLSGMYQVYSVLAKKYPKPIPTPIENLRPARETCEECHWPEKFYDRKLRVEHSFLADDNNTEQIVHLQIKTSSKATADGMEKGIHQHISPDVKIEYKAVDHDRQIIPWVKYTNTKTGESQTYTDSDYPLSQVELDTLEIRVMDCLDCHNRPSHNYRVPQNFIDQSMAEGRISKTLPSIKLIAMMALYQEYPTKDSAFTAINSQVREYYELVEPEVLENRTAEVEQAIAEIQDQYAHNFFPLMNVSWKYYPNNVGHMETDGCFRCHNDRHAAESGKVISKDCNMCHNILAQGTPDQMKYSESFEPLEFKHPVDIGDDWKTESCSMCHSALY; translated from the coding sequence ATGAAACTACCTTCTTCAATTAGAAATTGGATTTCGATTACCGGAACAGTATTGGCGGTATTCAACTTGGCGTCTATTTTATCGTTGATGATTTTGAATACCATTTTTGGATTCGGAGGTTCCTATATTGGTATCTTTATTTACCTTGTGCTTCCTGCTTTTATGATTATTGGATTGCTACTTATTCCAATAGGAATGAGAATTAACCGCAAAAAAGCAAGAAAAGCAAAATCGGAAGGACGGGAGTTGAACTGGCCTGTTCTCGATTTTAATAATGTGGCAGTCCGTAACGCATCAACCATTTTTATTGTTGGTACTGTTTTTTTACTAATTATTTCATCAATAGGGAGCTATGAAGCTTTTCATTATACCGAGTCAGTTGAATTCTGCGGGAAGCTCTGTCATGAGGTAATGGAGCCGGAATATATCACTTATCATGGTTCGTCGCATGAAAGAGTTGCGTGTGTTGAGTGTCATGTTGGAGCTGGTGCCGGCTGGTATGTAAAAAGTAAACTTTCCGGTATGTATCAGGTATATTCGGTATTGGCAAAAAAGTACCCGAAGCCAATTCCTACACCAATTGAAAATTTACGTCCTGCTCGCGAAACTTGTGAAGAGTGCCACTGGCCCGAGAAGTTTTATGATCGTAAATTAAGAGTTGAACATTCATTTTTGGCTGATGATAACAATACAGAGCAAATCGTTCACTTACAAATTAAAACCAGTTCCAAAGCAACTGCGGATGGAATGGAAAAGGGAATTCATCAACATATTAGTCCTGATGTGAAAATTGAGTACAAAGCAGTTGACCATGATCGACAAATTATACCTTGGGTAAAATATACCAATACAAAAACCGGAGAAAGTCAAACTTATACCGACAGTGATTACCCATTGAGCCAAGTGGAGCTCGATACGCTGGAAATAAGAGTGATGGATTGTCTGGATTGTCACAACAGACCTTCGCACAACTACAGAGTGCCACAGAATTTTATTGATCAATCAATGGCTGAAGGTCGAATTTCAAAAACACTTCCGAGTATAAAATTAATAGCCATGATGGCGCTTTATCAGGAATATCCTACAAAGGATTCAGCCTTTACAGCTATCAATAGTCAGGTTCGTGAGTATTATGAGTTGGTTGAGCCGGAAGTACTGGAGAACAGAACTGCGGAGGTTGAGCAAGCTATTGCGGAGATTCAAGATCAATATGCACATAACTTCTTTCCTTTGATGAACGTAAGTTGGAAGTATTACCCAAACAACGTCGGACATATGGAAACCGATGGGTGTTTTCGATGTCATAACGATCGTCACGCAGCTGAGTCGGGAAAGGTAATTTCAAAAGATTGCAATATGTGTCATAATATCTTAGCACAAGGAACACCAGACCAAATGAAATATTCTGAGTCTTTTGAACCGCTCGAATTCAAACATCCGGTTGATATTGGAGACGATTGGAAAACGGAATCATGTTCGATGTGCCACTCCGCATTATATTAA
- the uvrA gene encoding excinuclease ABC subunit UvrA encodes MTNNKLVASEIHIKGARVHNLQNIELKIPRNKLMVITGLSGSGKSSLAFDTLYAEGQRRYVESLSSYARQFLGRINKPEVDFIKGIPPAIAIEQKVNTRNPRSTVGTSTEIYDYLKLLFARIGKTISPISGQEVKRHRVSDVVNFITSYPDETRALICSPLVPKNDRSMMEEAELLMQQGFSRIETPGGIKRIDQLLENKGTDFCSEQCNIVIDRVQASDEEDNISRIADSTETAFFEGHGSCLVKIYKGDEVIEKTFSNLFEADGIEFEEPNEHLFSFNNPVGACPTCEGYGKVIGIDEDLVVPDKSLSIYQDAVACWKGESMQKWKNELIQHASDFNFPIHRPYYELTEEQHQLLWDGNSYFEGLTAFFKMLESKSYKIQYRVMLSRYRGKTTCNECRGTRLKKEAGYVKVDGQSIQDLVLLPVTELRDFFNDIQFSEHEQQLAKRILIEIKNRLEFLDDVGLGYLTINRLSSSLSGGESQRINLATSLGSSLVGSLYILDEPSIGLHPKDTERLIKVLRKLQRIGNTVLVVEHDEEIIRAADEVIDIGPEAGVHGGELIFQGDHEKLLTAKNSLTADYLNGTKKIEIPKTRRKWNNFVEIKGARENNLKNVSVKFPLNTMTVVTGVSGSGKSTLVSRILYPAIAKRFGGYGEKTGQHDTVSGDFKRLTSVEFVDQNPIGKSSRSNPVTYLKAYDEIRKLYAEQQSAKYQGFKPSHFSFNVDGGRCEECQGEGEIKVEMQFMADIHLLCESCKGKRFKDEILEVLFNGKSIHDILEMTINESIKFFGSSAGTTEKKIAKKLQPLQDVGLGYVKLGQSSSTLSGGESQRVKLAAFLSKEKDSPSLFIFDEPTTGLHFHDIKKLLDSFNALISRGHSLIIIEHNLEIIKSADWLIDLGPEGGKNGGHILFEGTPENLVKTADSHTGKALSEKL; translated from the coding sequence ATGACAAACAATAAACTAGTAGCTTCAGAGATCCATATAAAGGGTGCACGAGTACACAATTTACAAAACATTGAACTAAAAATCCCCCGTAATAAACTTATGGTTATTACCGGACTTTCGGGTTCAGGAAAATCATCACTTGCCTTCGATACCTTATACGCAGAAGGCCAGAGACGGTATGTTGAAAGTTTATCATCCTATGCCCGTCAGTTTTTAGGTAGAATAAACAAACCCGAAGTTGATTTCATAAAAGGCATCCCTCCGGCCATAGCTATCGAGCAAAAAGTAAATACGCGCAATCCACGATCTACTGTCGGTACTTCAACCGAAATATATGATTACCTGAAATTGCTTTTTGCTAGAATTGGTAAAACAATATCACCGATATCCGGACAAGAAGTAAAACGCCATCGAGTAAGTGATGTCGTCAATTTTATCACCTCGTATCCTGATGAAACCAGGGCTTTGATTTGCTCTCCTCTCGTTCCGAAGAATGACCGATCGATGATGGAGGAAGCTGAATTGTTGATGCAACAGGGATTCTCCAGAATAGAAACTCCCGGGGGAATCAAACGCATTGATCAATTATTAGAAAACAAAGGCACTGATTTTTGCTCCGAGCAATGTAATATCGTCATTGATCGGGTGCAGGCAAGCGATGAAGAAGATAACATCAGCAGAATAGCCGATTCTACTGAAACTGCCTTTTTCGAGGGCCATGGCTCATGCCTGGTAAAAATATATAAGGGTGATGAGGTTATTGAGAAGACTTTCTCAAATTTATTTGAGGCCGATGGTATTGAGTTTGAAGAACCCAATGAACATTTATTCAGCTTCAACAATCCGGTTGGTGCCTGCCCCACGTGTGAGGGCTACGGAAAAGTAATTGGTATTGATGAAGACCTGGTCGTTCCCGACAAGTCATTATCAATTTACCAGGACGCTGTGGCATGCTGGAAAGGCGAAAGCATGCAAAAATGGAAAAACGAACTCATCCAACACGCATCTGATTTTAACTTTCCGATACACCGCCCCTATTATGAACTAACAGAGGAGCAACACCAACTGTTATGGGATGGCAATTCGTATTTTGAGGGACTCACGGCCTTCTTTAAAATGCTGGAGTCGAAAAGCTATAAAATCCAATATCGGGTAATGCTCTCACGCTATCGTGGCAAAACAACCTGCAATGAGTGTAGAGGAACCCGACTAAAAAAAGAAGCCGGCTATGTAAAAGTTGACGGCCAGTCTATTCAAGATTTGGTGCTGTTACCGGTGACCGAGTTAAGAGATTTTTTTAACGACATTCAGTTTTCTGAGCACGAGCAACAATTAGCCAAACGGATACTCATCGAAATTAAAAACCGATTGGAGTTTTTGGATGATGTAGGATTAGGTTACCTAACAATAAATCGCCTGTCTTCCTCGCTCTCAGGAGGAGAATCGCAGCGTATTAATCTGGCAACGTCGCTTGGTTCAAGCTTAGTTGGATCGCTCTACATTCTAGATGAGCCCAGCATCGGCTTGCATCCGAAAGACACGGAACGGCTTATTAAAGTGTTACGAAAACTACAACGAATCGGAAACACCGTATTGGTTGTGGAGCACGATGAGGAAATCATTCGGGCAGCTGACGAAGTTATCGACATTGGACCTGAAGCCGGTGTTCATGGAGGTGAATTAATTTTTCAGGGCGATCACGAAAAATTACTGACCGCAAAGAATAGCTTAACAGCAGATTACCTGAATGGCACAAAAAAAATTGAGATTCCAAAAACACGAAGAAAGTGGAATAACTTTGTCGAAATAAAAGGCGCTCGCGAAAATAATCTCAAAAATGTCTCCGTCAAGTTTCCATTGAATACCATGACGGTTGTGACCGGAGTGAGTGGATCGGGAAAATCAACCCTGGTAAGTCGAATTTTATATCCGGCTATCGCAAAACGATTTGGCGGATACGGCGAAAAAACCGGACAACACGATACGGTTTCCGGCGACTTTAAACGACTGACCTCTGTGGAATTTGTTGACCAAAACCCGATTGGGAAATCGTCGCGTTCAAACCCAGTCACTTACCTGAAAGCCTACGATGAAATCCGCAAGCTTTATGCAGAGCAGCAGTCAGCCAAATACCAGGGATTTAAGCCCTCGCACTTTTCGTTCAATGTTGATGGAGGACGCTGCGAAGAATGCCAGGGAGAAGGTGAAATAAAAGTTGAAATGCAATTTATGGCCGACATTCACCTTCTATGCGAAAGCTGTAAAGGGAAACGGTTTAAGGATGAAATTCTGGAAGTGCTATTTAATGGGAAAAGCATTCACGACATTTTGGAAATGACCATCAATGAATCGATCAAATTCTTCGGGAGTAGTGCTGGAACGACTGAGAAAAAAATTGCAAAAAAGCTTCAACCATTGCAGGATGTTGGTTTGGGATACGTGAAACTAGGACAAAGTTCGTCAACTTTATCTGGCGGTGAAAGCCAGCGGGTAAAATTGGCTGCATTTCTTTCCAAAGAGAAAGACTCACCATCACTGTTCATTTTTGATGAGCCAACCACCGGACTGCATTTTCACGACATCAAAAAATTGCTGGATTCATTTAACGCGCTTATTTCAAGAGGACATAGTTTAATTATCATAGAACACAATCTGGAAATTATCAAGTCTGCCGACTGGCTCATCGATTTAGGCCCTGAAGGTGGTAAAAACGGAGGACATATTTTGTTCGAAGGCACACCCGAGAACCTGGTAAAAACGGCTGACTCACACACTGGGAAAGCCTTGTCTGAAAAATTATAA
- a CDS encoding sigma-70 family RNA polymerase sigma factor: MFNSESMNDNMLVQKFIDGDQLALEELVNRHKNRVFTYVVLIVKNHQLAEDIFQDTFIKVIRSLKTGKYTENGKFVSWVLRISHNLIIDHFRKEKLLSTTSNDDTEIDLFNSQRYSDENIEDRLVGDQITEDVRNLIDLLPDDQKQVIIMRHYMGLSFKEISKHTDVSINTALGRMRYALINLRKLIEKNNLSLTKI, from the coding sequence ATGTTCAATTCAGAATCGATGAACGACAATATGCTCGTTCAAAAGTTTATTGATGGTGATCAGCTCGCTTTAGAAGAGCTTGTCAATCGACACAAAAACAGGGTTTTTACATATGTTGTATTGATTGTGAAAAACCACCAGCTCGCAGAAGATATTTTCCAGGATACATTTATAAAGGTTATTCGTTCGCTCAAAACAGGTAAATATACAGAAAACGGTAAATTTGTTTCTTGGGTGTTGAGAATTTCACATAATCTGATCATCGATCACTTTCGAAAAGAGAAGTTATTAAGTACAACTTCAAATGATGATACTGAGATTGATCTATTCAATTCGCAGAGATATTCCGACGAAAATATTGAAGACCGTTTGGTTGGTGACCAAATCACAGAAGATGTGCGAAATTTGATTGACTTACTTCCGGATGATCAAAAACAAGTGATTATCATGCGTCACTACATGGGCTTGAGTTTTAAAGAAATTTCGAAACATACTGATGTTAGCATAAATACTGCTTTGGGAAGAATGAGGTACGCTTTAATCAATCTCCGCAAGCTGATTGAAAAGAATAACTTAAGCTTGACCAAAATTTAA
- a CDS encoding Crp/Fnr family transcriptional regulator — MDYLMTCKRNVVFNPGETIIKQNTSTTHFVCIKDGLAKVLAEGHNGKNVILKLISTHNLVTAGGVISDDIRHFTVSALTQVECCFIDSNRLHVLLSRNSRFAYELLKYNNKQNLQMLDSLIRLNQKYMPGRVADTLLYLKNEIYNSNPFNYKLSKQEFAEMSGMTKESFIRNMKELEVSGIIKQSRNEIEILSEPELIKISKNG, encoded by the coding sequence ATGGATTACTTGATGACGTGTAAGCGAAATGTAGTTTTCAATCCGGGAGAAACAATTATCAAGCAGAATACTTCTACTACTCATTTTGTTTGCATTAAAGACGGACTTGCGAAAGTACTTGCAGAGGGACACAATGGGAAGAATGTAATACTCAAATTAATATCAACACATAATTTAGTTACAGCCGGTGGAGTAATTAGTGACGACATCAGGCATTTTACAGTCTCAGCACTGACTCAAGTCGAGTGCTGTTTTATTGATTCAAATAGGTTGCATGTTCTGTTGTCACGCAATAGCAGATTTGCCTACGAGTTGCTGAAATATAACAATAAACAAAATCTTCAAATGTTAGATTCCTTGATTCGCCTGAATCAAAAATACATGCCCGGGCGGGTCGCAGATACCTTGTTGTATCTGAAAAACGAAATCTATAATTCGAATCCATTTAACTATAAATTGAGTAAGCAAGAATTTGCTGAAATGTCAGGAATGACAAAGGAAAGTTTCATTCGAAATATGAAGGAACTTGAGGTGTCCGGTATCATCAAACAGAGCAGAAATGAAATTGAAATTCTGAGTGAGCCGGAGCTGATCAAAATTAGTAAAAATGGCTGA
- a CDS encoding DNA-binding protein, whose product MGKKKSFVLRLAPDDYASLERWAADEFRSINGQLEWIIHKALKDSGRKSDKKDKSK is encoded by the coding sequence ATGGGAAAGAAGAAATCATTTGTTTTACGATTAGCCCCGGATGATTATGCTTCTTTGGAGCGTTGGGCTGCCGACGAATTTCGAAGTATAAATGGTCAGTTGGAATGGATTATTCATAAAGCCTTAAAAGATTCCGGGCGTAAATCGGATAAAAAAGATAAAAGCAAATAA
- a CDS encoding cytochrome b/b6 domain-containing protein: protein MTNNNKVYFYPMWLRIWHGINALGIIVLIITGLSMQSGIDSGFIMSFDKAVDAHNISGVIVTLNYFLFLIGNLVTSNGKFYIVKPRAFIKRPIKQAKYYSWGMFHGESAPYPLSEKRKFNPLQKYFYILVMYLAVPGAIITGFALLFPELIIEKVYNLSGIFVTAVFHSIIGFVISIFLIIHLYVATIGKSPLENFKSILSGWHHIHHGKK, encoded by the coding sequence ATGACAAATAATAATAAGGTCTACTTTTATCCGATGTGGTTACGTATTTGGCACGGAATCAATGCGCTTGGAATTATTGTCCTGATCATTACCGGACTGTCAATGCAGTCAGGAATCGATTCTGGTTTTATTATGTCATTCGACAAAGCCGTAGATGCACACAATATTTCGGGTGTTATTGTGACCCTGAATTACTTTTTGTTTCTCATTGGGAATTTAGTCACTTCAAATGGTAAGTTTTACATTGTTAAGCCTAGAGCATTTATAAAGAGACCCATTAAACAGGCTAAGTATTACTCTTGGGGAATGTTTCATGGCGAAAGTGCTCCATATCCATTGTCGGAAAAACGAAAATTTAACCCATTACAGAAATATTTCTATATTCTCGTCATGTATTTAGCAGTTCCTGGAGCTATTATTACCGGATTTGCATTACTATTTCCCGAACTTATTATTGAGAAGGTATACAACCTGAGTGGTATTTTTGTAACCGCTGTTTTTCACTCAATTATTGGATTCGTTATTTCTATCTTTTTGATCATTCATTTATATGTCGCTACGATTGGTAAGTCTCCTTTGGAGAACTTTAAAAGTATTCTCAGCGGGTGGCATCACATTCACCACGGGAAAAAATAG